The Nostoc sp. 'Lobaria pulmonaria (5183) cyanobiont' genome window below encodes:
- a CDS encoding NAD-dependent epimerase/dehydratase family protein, translated as MRILIMGGTRFIGVYLTQLLVEQGHEVVLFNRGNRPAPSLQGVGQIIGDRTDTTQLKAKLSQENFDVIFDNNGRELTDTQPLAEIFQDRVQHFVYMSSAGVYLKSDQLPHIEGDAVDPKSRHKGKHETEAYLTQLGLPFTSIRPTYIYGPRNYNELEGWFFDRIVRDRPIPIPGNGLHITQLGHVKDLALAMTQVLGNKQAIGQIYNISGDRFVTFDGLARASAVAAGKSPDAVQIVHYDPKKFDFGKRKAFPMRVQHFFASVNKAQTELNWHPEYDLISGLQDSLENDYLANAKDKADVDFSVDEEILKAL; from the coding sequence ATGCGAATTCTGATTATGGGTGGTACTCGGTTCATTGGTGTCTATTTAACTCAACTACTAGTGGAACAAGGACACGAGGTGGTGTTGTTCAATCGTGGGAATCGACCAGCACCTTCTTTACAGGGAGTAGGACAAATTATAGGCGATCGCACTGATACTACTCAATTAAAAGCAAAATTATCACAAGAAAACTTTGATGTCATTTTTGACAATAACGGGCGGGAACTTACTGATACTCAACCACTAGCAGAAATTTTTCAAGACCGAGTGCAACATTTTGTGTATATGAGTTCTGCGGGGGTGTATCTCAAATCCGATCAATTGCCCCACATAGAAGGCGATGCAGTAGATCCCAAAAGTCGCCATAAGGGTAAACATGAAACAGAAGCTTATCTGACTCAATTGGGATTACCATTCACTTCTATTCGTCCTACTTATATTTACGGGCCTCGTAATTATAATGAGTTGGAAGGCTGGTTTTTTGACAGAATTGTGCGCGATCGCCCCATTCCTATCCCTGGAAATGGCTTGCATATCACGCAGCTAGGTCATGTAAAAGACTTGGCACTAGCAATGACTCAGGTTTTGGGCAATAAACAAGCCATAGGACAGATTTATAATATCTCTGGCGATCGCTTTGTCACTTTTGATGGTTTAGCCCGTGCTAGTGCTGTAGCGGCTGGCAAATCACCTGATGCTGTCCAAATCGTCCACTACGACCCGAAAAAGTTTGATTTTGGCAAACGCAAAGCTTTTCCGATGCGGGTGCAGCATTTCTTTGCTTCGGTGAATAAAGCGCAAACAGAATTAAACTGGCATCCTGAATATGATTTGATTTCTGGTTTACAAGATTCTTTGGAAAATGACTATTTGGCTAATGCAAAAGACAAAGCTGATGTTGATTTTTCTGTCGATGAGGAAATTTTAAAAGCGTTGTGA
- a CDS encoding SMP-30/gluconolactonase/LRE family protein, producing the protein MSQVLQYPLQNVLEARARLGEGPIWDSTQNLIYWVDIYNYRVHQFNPDTGKDLFFDVGDVVGAIAIAGKDNLIMALRHHLAFLNTQTGEVTPILEIEGNLPDNRLNDGKCDPQGRFWFGSMCSLEKPQASLYRYDRDGSLHVMETGLTLSNGLGWSPDQKTFYLSDSPHKKIYAYDFNSVTGNITNRRIFVDLTHESFYPDGLTIDSQGNIWSAMWDGWCVIRFNPKGEEILRINLPVPLVTSCTFGGEDLQTLYITTASVGLSQAEIEKSFYSGDLFALQTDVTGLPSYNFEK; encoded by the coding sequence ATGAGCCAGGTTTTGCAATATCCACTCCAGAATGTTCTAGAAGCCCGTGCCCGTTTAGGTGAAGGCCCTATCTGGGACTCTACCCAAAACCTAATTTACTGGGTTGATATCTACAACTATCGGGTACATCAGTTCAATCCTGATACGGGGAAAGACTTATTTTTTGATGTGGGAGATGTGGTCGGCGCGATCGCAATAGCAGGTAAAGATAATTTAATTATGGCACTGCGTCATCACCTAGCATTCCTCAACACCCAAACAGGTGAAGTTACCCCAATTTTGGAAATTGAAGGAAATCTCCCAGATAACCGCCTCAATGATGGCAAATGTGACCCCCAAGGCCGCTTTTGGTTCGGCTCAATGTGTTCTTTAGAAAAACCCCAGGCTAGCCTTTATCGCTATGATCGTGACGGTTCATTGCATGTAATGGAAACGGGATTGACTCTCTCTAATGGTCTGGGTTGGAGTCCCGATCAAAAAACATTTTACTTGAGTGATTCTCCCCATAAAAAGATATACGCTTACGACTTTAATTCAGTAACAGGTAACATTACTAATCGCCGGATTTTTGTTGATTTAACTCATGAATCTTTCTACCCAGATGGGTTAACAATAGATAGTCAAGGAAATATTTGGTCAGCCATGTGGGATGGGTGGTGTGTGATTCGTTTCAACCCCAAGGGTGAAGAGATATTGCGGATTAATCTACCCGTTCCACTCGTAACGAGTTGTACCTTTGGTGGCGAAGATTTGCAAACCCTCTACATCACCACGGCTTCAGTTGGACTCAGCCAAGCAGAGATTGAAAAAAGTTTCTATTCAGGTGATTTGTTTGCTCTACAAACTGATGTTACTGGATTACCTAGCTATAATTTTGAGAAATAA
- the pgsA gene encoding CDP-diacylglycerol--glycerol-3-phosphate 3-phosphatidyltransferase encodes MTLPNWITFSRLLGVPFLLYGLYNPTTQARWICLAIFIVAALTDWLDGYLARKLNQISELGKFLDPLVDKFLVLAPLMVFIELGKVPAWGVFLILARELAIAGWRVNQTTITGANIWGKLKTVSQIIAIALLIAPLPEVWQIPCLIAFWISVALTLISGGIYLLPQKVSTNETAI; translated from the coding sequence ATGACTCTACCCAACTGGATTACCTTCTCTCGCCTTCTGGGTGTACCATTTCTGCTTTATGGCTTGTACAATCCCACAACACAAGCTAGATGGATATGTTTAGCGATTTTTATCGTTGCGGCTTTAACTGATTGGTTAGATGGCTATTTAGCGCGGAAACTGAACCAAATTAGTGAGTTGGGTAAGTTTCTTGACCCCTTAGTGGATAAATTTCTAGTACTTGCGCCATTGATGGTTTTTATTGAACTAGGAAAAGTGCCGGCTTGGGGAGTATTTTTGATTTTAGCGCGGGAATTAGCGATCGCTGGTTGGCGAGTGAATCAAACGACAATTACCGGGGCAAATATTTGGGGTAAACTCAAAACTGTTAGTCAAATAATCGCGATCGCACTTCTAATTGCGCCACTACCTGAAGTCTGGCAAATTCCCTGTCTGATTGCCTTTTGGATTTCTGTCGCCTTGACTTTAATCTCTGGGGGTATTTATCTTTTGCCACAAAAAGTCAGCACTAATGAAACGGCAATATAG
- a CDS encoding aspartate ammonia-lyase produces MTEHTDSQFRIERDSMGDRQIASSVYYGIQTLRAIENFPISGIKPLATYVDAGLIIKKATAIVNGELNCIPQDISQAIVQATDEILVGKFRDQFVVDVYQAGAGTSHHMNLNEVLANRALEILGEEKGNYKRVSPNDHVNYGQSTNDVIPTAIRIGGLLALSKTLQPAIDGAIASLEDKAVEFHDIVKSGRTHLQDAVPVRLGENFQAWAQILTEHQNRIYTASGDLMVLGLGGSAAGTGLNTHPLYRARVVEVLSELIDTPLEPAPHLMAAMQSMAPFVNVSGALRNLAQDLVKISHDLRLMDSGPKTGLKEIQLPPVQPGSSIMPGKYNPVMAEMTSMVCFQVMGYDSAIALAAQAGQLELNVMMPLIAYNLIHSIEILGNTIAALTERCIGGITANQERCLDYAEGSLALVTALNTHIGYLNAAAVAKESLETGKSLRQIVLERGLMSETDLATVLNLEQMSGILPLKTE; encoded by the coding sequence ATGACTGAACACACAGACTCCCAATTCCGCATCGAACGCGATTCGATGGGCGATCGCCAAATTGCTAGTAGCGTTTATTACGGTATTCAAACGCTACGAGCTATCGAAAACTTCCCCATTAGCGGCATCAAGCCTTTAGCTACTTACGTAGATGCCGGATTGATAATTAAAAAAGCTACAGCGATAGTGAATGGAGAACTGAATTGTATTCCCCAAGATATTAGTCAGGCGATTGTGCAAGCAACTGATGAAATCTTAGTTGGGAAGTTCCGCGATCAATTTGTTGTGGATGTTTATCAGGCGGGTGCTGGAACATCCCACCACATGAATCTCAACGAAGTTCTCGCAAATCGCGCCTTAGAAATACTCGGTGAAGAAAAGGGCAATTACAAACGTGTTAGTCCCAATGACCACGTTAATTATGGACAGTCTACCAATGATGTGATTCCTACGGCAATCCGCATTGGTGGATTATTGGCATTATCTAAGACATTACAGCCAGCAATAGATGGAGCGATCGCATCCTTAGAAGACAAAGCTGTAGAATTTCATGATATTGTCAAATCTGGCAGAACCCACTTACAAGACGCTGTACCTGTACGTTTGGGTGAAAATTTTCAGGCTTGGGCGCAAATTCTTACAGAACATCAAAACCGGATTTACACCGCCTCTGGGGATTTGATGGTGCTGGGTTTGGGAGGTAGTGCAGCCGGAACGGGATTAAATACTCATCCTCTGTATCGCGCCCGCGTGGTAGAAGTTCTTTCAGAATTGATTGATACTCCTTTAGAACCTGCACCCCATCTCATGGCAGCAATGCAGAGTATGGCGCCATTTGTAAATGTTTCCGGTGCTTTACGCAACTTAGCCCAGGATTTAGTTAAAATATCTCACGATTTACGGTTGATGGATTCAGGGCCAAAAACAGGCTTAAAAGAAATTCAACTGCCTCCAGTGCAACCCGGTTCCTCAATTATGCCAGGGAAATATAACCCAGTCATGGCAGAGATGACATCAATGGTATGTTTTCAGGTGATGGGTTACGATAGTGCGATCGCTTTAGCCGCACAAGCCGGACAATTAGAACTAAATGTGATGATGCCGCTGATTGCCTATAACCTAATTCACAGTATCGAAATTCTCGGCAATACCATCGCCGCACTCACTGAACGCTGCATTGGCGGAATTACTGCTAATCAAGAACGTTGTTTAGATTATGCCGAAGGCAGTTTAGCTTTAGTAACCGCACTAAATACCCACATCGGTTATCTAAATGCCGCAGCTGTCGCCAAAGAATCTTTAGAAACTGGTAAATCTCTACGGCAGATTGTTTTAGAACGCGGATTGATGAGTGAAACAGATTTAGCCACAGTGCTAAATCTAGAACAAATGAGTGGTATCTTACCGCTTAAAACAGAATAA